One Phenylobacterium hankyongense DNA segment encodes these proteins:
- a CDS encoding peptidoglycan-binding protein — MTAGAPWSVKGIDPKAREVAKDLARRAGMTLGEWLNRVILEDDLPEDVTSEDHFAERPQRAFVEPPRPRLVSLTPAPRGDDLARIAYALDRLTDRIEASETRTGLAISGVEHSVRQAVARIETTEREHVAVSARFESAVDRVASEQTRVAERLRRMESEAAGPRSAEALRALEQSVTRVAGHVYDAEGRTRETLAALEARLQRTEAFAGGDPAALIDEVMGRLGQRLADAEGRTADALDSLRSSLGTLDGRLRSVETGAPADVEHRLETLAASLTQRVEDARAEIAEKLSATGAGRVDQRFAELAAHVQAAEQRSADAIQRMGHEVLSMAETLNRRVQTSEQRSAEAIAQVGGEMARVAGAVETRLGRAEQVQAEALEKLGAEIGRITERLTERMLGSERRAAQAIDDVGEQVARVTERMEQRHERASDDLAERIRQSEERTALLLDDARSRIEQRLAEPQTRPTLDVLAAPSAAAFGPELFSRAETEAEDEFADDLAPEAHVQADAYAEPAGFARADFDSADFHRADFDADEDFAPIPEPEEDLFGLDQPEPPAEAEADAQPFSTREVIEQARAAARAAATAEPTKPPLEAKIKARWRTTGKASPGLFGGLKSRRAPNSTLQTALMVAGGAAFLSVGAAGVVLMEGPPSPHSADALVVGSIHSSPRAAIALSPQALGPVTPVPMEAPEVAAPPPPPPPADALVTAYVNAVKGVEAGQPGALAKLKAIADAGHPPAEAYLGKLYETGAHGVTLNMAEARRWTLRAAEGGDAAAMHNTALYYFRGEGGSQDLANAVRWFRKAADQGVVDSQYNLGLLYQTGSGVGRDLGEAYKWFSIAANGGDSQARANALDLEPKLPAAQLAAADQAVDAFRPAGDRSALAARTAPPAATVATAQRILGHLGYYKGPVDGAATSKLKLAVAAYQRDQGLAATGSLDPNTASRLSVFTR; from the coding sequence ATGACGGCGGGGGCGCCATGGAGCGTCAAGGGGATAGACCCCAAGGCGAGGGAGGTCGCGAAGGACCTTGCCCGCCGCGCCGGCATGACGCTCGGGGAATGGCTGAACCGCGTCATCCTGGAAGATGACCTGCCGGAGGACGTGACCTCCGAGGATCATTTCGCGGAGCGACCGCAGCGGGCCTTCGTCGAGCCGCCCCGGCCGCGGCTGGTGAGCCTGACGCCGGCGCCGCGCGGGGACGATCTGGCGCGCATCGCCTACGCCCTGGACCGGCTGACGGACCGCATCGAAGCGTCCGAAACCCGCACCGGCCTGGCTATTTCCGGTGTCGAGCACTCGGTGCGCCAGGCCGTCGCCCGTATCGAAACCACCGAGCGTGAGCATGTGGCGGTGTCCGCCCGCTTCGAGAGCGCCGTCGACCGCGTGGCCTCAGAACAGACCCGCGTCGCCGAGCGGCTGCGGCGGATGGAGAGCGAAGCCGCCGGGCCGCGGTCCGCCGAGGCGCTGCGCGCCCTCGAGCAGTCGGTCACCCGCGTCGCCGGTCACGTCTACGACGCCGAAGGCCGCACGCGGGAGACCCTCGCCGCCCTGGAAGCGCGCCTGCAACGCACCGAGGCGTTCGCCGGCGGCGATCCCGCCGCGCTGATCGACGAAGTGATGGGCCGGCTCGGCCAACGGCTGGCGGACGCCGAGGGGCGGACCGCCGACGCCCTGGACAGCCTGCGCAGTTCGCTGGGGACGCTGGACGGACGTCTGCGCTCCGTGGAGACCGGCGCGCCGGCCGACGTCGAGCACCGGCTCGAGACGCTGGCGGCCAGCCTCACCCAGCGGGTGGAAGACGCCCGCGCCGAGATCGCCGAGAAGCTGAGCGCCACCGGCGCCGGCCGCGTCGACCAGCGGTTCGCCGAACTGGCCGCCCACGTGCAGGCCGCCGAGCAGCGCTCGGCCGACGCCATCCAGCGCATGGGCCACGAAGTGCTCAGCATGGCCGAGACCCTGAACCGCAGGGTCCAGACCTCCGAGCAGCGCAGCGCCGAGGCGATCGCCCAGGTGGGCGGCGAGATGGCCCGGGTCGCCGGCGCCGTGGAGACCCGGCTGGGCCGCGCCGAACAGGTGCAGGCCGAGGCGCTGGAGAAGCTGGGCGCGGAGATCGGCCGCATCACCGAGCGGCTCACCGAACGCATGCTGGGCTCCGAGCGGCGCGCCGCGCAGGCCATCGACGACGTCGGCGAACAGGTGGCCCGGGTCACCGAGCGCATGGAGCAGCGCCACGAGCGCGCCTCCGACGACCTCGCCGAGCGCATCCGCCAGAGCGAGGAACGCACCGCCCTGCTGCTGGACGACGCCCGTTCGCGGATCGAGCAGCGGCTGGCCGAGCCCCAGACGCGGCCCACCCTCGACGTCCTGGCCGCGCCGTCCGCCGCCGCCTTCGGGCCGGAGCTCTTCTCCCGAGCGGAAACCGAAGCCGAGGACGAGTTCGCGGACGACCTCGCGCCTGAGGCCCATGTCCAGGCCGACGCCTATGCCGAGCCCGCCGGCTTCGCCCGCGCCGACTTCGACAGTGCCGACTTCCACAGGGCCGACTTCGACGCCGACGAGGACTTCGCCCCGATCCCGGAGCCGGAGGAGGACCTCTTCGGCCTCGACCAGCCCGAGCCGCCGGCCGAGGCGGAAGCCGACGCCCAGCCGTTCTCCACCCGCGAGGTCATCGAGCAGGCCCGCGCCGCCGCCCGCGCCGCGGCGACGGCGGAACCGACCAAGCCGCCGCTGGAAGCCAAGATCAAGGCCAGGTGGCGGACCACCGGCAAGGCCTCGCCGGGCCTGTTCGGCGGCCTGAAGAGCCGGCGCGCGCCGAACTCCACCCTGCAGACCGCCCTGATGGTGGCCGGGGGCGCCGCCTTCCTCAGCGTCGGCGCGGCCGGCGTGGTGCTGATGGAAGGCCCGCCTTCGCCGCACTCGGCGGACGCCCTGGTGGTCGGCTCGATCCACAGTTCCCCGCGCGCCGCCATCGCGCTCTCGCCCCAGGCGCTCGGGCCGGTCACGCCCGTCCCGATGGAAGCTCCGGAGGTCGCCGCGCCTCCGCCGCCCCCGCCGCCCGCGGACGCCCTGGTCACCGCCTATGTGAACGCCGTCAAGGGCGTGGAGGCCGGCCAGCCCGGGGCGCTCGCCAAGCTGAAGGCGATCGCCGACGCGGGCCATCCGCCCGCCGAAGCCTACCTCGGCAAGCTCTACGAAACCGGGGCGCACGGGGTCACCCTGAACATGGCCGAGGCGCGGCGCTGGACGCTGCGCGCGGCGGAAGGCGGCGACGCGGCCGCCATGCACAACACCGCGCTCTATTATTTCCGCGGCGAGGGCGGTTCCCAGGACCTGGCCAACGCCGTCCGCTGGTTCCGCAAGGCGGCCGACCAGGGCGTGGTGGACTCCCAGTACAATCTCGGCCTGCTCTACCAGACCGGCAGCGGCGTCGGTCGCGACCTCGGCGAGGCGTACAAGTGGTTCTCGATCGCGGCCAACGGCGGCGATAGCCAGGCGCGCGCCAACGCGCTGGACCTGGAACCCAAGCTGCCCGCCGCGCAACTCGCCGCCGCCGATCAGGCCGTCGACGCCTTCCGCCCGGCCGGCGACCGTTCCGCGCTGGCGGCCCGGACCGCGCCGCCGGCGGCGACGGTGGCCACGGCCCAGCGCATCCTCGGCCACCTCGGCTACTACAAGGGCCCGGTCGACGGGGCCGCCACATCGAAGCTGAAGCTTGCGGTCGCCGCCTATCAGCGCGATCAGGGACTGGCCGCGACCGGATCGCTCGATCCGAACACCGCCTCGCGGCTCTCCGTCTTCACGCGTTGA
- a CDS encoding acyl-CoA dehydrogenase family protein, translated as MADFGGADLDAFRADARTWLEQNFPTSLAQDVEGQQAAAQSPQTPTGDLAIWKQRMAEKGWGTPTWPQAYGGGGLSAAEARVLAEEMTRIGAVNPIGGMGVGMFGPTLLEYGDEEQKQRHIPPIVKGELRWCQGFSEPGAGSDLAGLQTKAEDKGDHYLVNGSKIWTSGAQYADWCFCLVRTDNTKKHEGISFLLIDMKSPGVEARPIRLIAGNSPFCETFFTDVKVPKANLVGPLNGGWTIAKRLLQFERNGMGSRQNGPAPAAVHEIARDYVGADETGRLADRDLRTRIVEHEMETRLVQLTNRRAAAEAKSNQGPSAATSIMKNASMKVGQDRLELLLEVMGAQGLGWEGEGFAAEELTTVRSWLSSKAFSIFGGSAEIQNNIISKRILGLPELTQSR; from the coding sequence ATGGCGGATTTCGGCGGCGCCGATCTCGACGCCTTCCGGGCGGACGCGCGGACGTGGCTTGAGCAGAATTTCCCGACGTCGCTTGCGCAGGACGTGGAGGGCCAGCAGGCCGCCGCCCAGTCCCCGCAGACCCCCACCGGCGACCTCGCCATCTGGAAGCAGCGGATGGCCGAGAAGGGCTGGGGCACGCCGACCTGGCCCCAGGCCTATGGCGGCGGCGGGCTGAGCGCGGCCGAGGCGCGGGTGCTGGCCGAGGAGATGACCCGGATCGGCGCGGTCAATCCGATCGGCGGCATGGGCGTCGGCATGTTCGGCCCCACCCTGCTGGAGTACGGCGACGAAGAGCAGAAGCAACGCCACATCCCGCCCATCGTCAAAGGTGAGCTCAGGTGGTGCCAAGGTTTCAGCGAGCCCGGCGCCGGCTCCGATCTGGCCGGTCTCCAGACGAAAGCTGAAGACAAGGGCGACCATTATTTGGTCAACGGGTCAAAGATTTGGACAAGTGGCGCGCAATACGCCGATTGGTGCTTCTGCCTGGTGCGCACCGACAACACCAAGAAGCACGAAGGCATCTCCTTCCTGCTGATCGACATGAAGAGCCCGGGCGTCGAGGCGCGGCCGATCCGGCTGATCGCCGGCAACTCGCCGTTCTGCGAGACCTTCTTCACCGACGTGAAGGTCCCGAAGGCGAACCTGGTGGGGCCGCTGAACGGCGGCTGGACGATCGCCAAGCGGCTCCTGCAGTTCGAGCGCAACGGCATGGGCTCGCGCCAGAACGGCCCGGCGCCGGCCGCCGTGCACGAGATCGCCAGGGATTATGTGGGCGCCGACGAGACCGGTCGGCTGGCCGACCGCGACCTGCGCACCCGCATCGTCGAGCACGAGATGGAGACCCGGCTGGTGCAGCTCACCAACCGGCGCGCGGCGGCGGAGGCGAAGTCCAACCAGGGGCCCAGCGCCGCCACCTCGATCATGAAGAACGCCTCGATGAAGGTCGGCCAGGACCGGCTGGAGCTGCTGCTGGAGGTGATGGGCGCCCAGGGCCTGGGCTGGGAGGGCGAGGGCTTTGCGGCCGAGGAGCTGACCACGGTGCGCAGCTGGCTGTCGTCGAAGGCCTTCTCGATCTTCGGCGGCAGCGCCGAGATCCAGAACAACATCATCTCCAAGCGCATCCTCGGCCTGCCCGAGCTGACGCAGTCGAGATGA
- a CDS encoding acyl-CoA dehydrogenase family protein gives MADFGGDVEAFRAEARTWLEANFPAALKDDPTAQAARMQGQPESADARLWRERMGAKGWGVPTWPAEHGGGGLSRQEARVLAEEMARIGARNPIGGMGVMMFGPTLIEYGTEALKRQHLPGIVTGDVRWCQGYSEPGAGSDLAGLQTRAEDKGDHYVVSGSKIWTSGANLADWCFCLVRTDTAKKHEGISFLLIDMTSPGVEVRPIRLINGTSPFCETFFTEVRVPKDQLFGPLNGGWTVAKRLLQFERDNISAGLGGGSIGAPAQALTVKQAATDYVGLDASGRLADADLRRRVTEHLMEGHAFQLTVRRAADEAKAGNGPSAATSIMKYAGAKVAQDRNELIVEALGLNGLGWSGDGFGEPELAAVRTWLRSKGNSIEGGTSEINLNVVAKRVLGLPDPK, from the coding sequence ATGGCGGATTTTGGCGGCGACGTGGAGGCCTTCCGGGCCGAGGCCCGCACCTGGCTGGAGGCGAACTTCCCGGCCGCGCTCAAGGACGACCCGACGGCCCAGGCGGCGCGCATGCAGGGCCAGCCGGAGAGCGCCGACGCGCGGCTGTGGCGCGAGCGGATGGGGGCCAAGGGCTGGGGCGTCCCGACCTGGCCGGCGGAGCACGGCGGCGGCGGGCTGTCGCGCCAGGAGGCCCGGGTGCTGGCCGAGGAGATGGCGCGGATCGGCGCGCGCAATCCGATCGGCGGCATGGGCGTGATGATGTTCGGCCCGACCCTGATCGAGTACGGGACCGAGGCCCTGAAGCGCCAGCACCTGCCCGGCATCGTCACCGGCGACGTGCGCTGGTGCCAGGGCTATTCGGAGCCCGGCGCGGGCTCGGACCTGGCGGGCCTGCAAACCCGGGCCGAGGACAAGGGTGACCACTATGTGGTTTCGGGGTCCAAGATATGGACAAGTGGCGCCAACCTCGCCGACTGGTGCTTCTGCCTGGTGCGCACCGACACCGCCAAGAAGCACGAGGGCATCTCCTTCCTGCTGATCGACATGACCAGCCCGGGCGTCGAGGTGCGGCCGATCCGGCTGATCAACGGCACCTCGCCGTTCTGTGAGACCTTCTTCACCGAGGTCCGCGTGCCCAAGGACCAGCTGTTCGGGCCGCTGAACGGCGGCTGGACGGTGGCCAAGCGGCTGCTGCAGTTCGAGCGCGACAACATCTCGGCCGGGCTCGGCGGCGGCTCGATCGGCGCGCCGGCCCAGGCGCTGACGGTGAAGCAGGCGGCGACGGACTACGTCGGCCTCGACGCGAGCGGGCGGCTGGCGGACGCCGACCTGCGGCGGCGGGTCACCGAGCACCTGATGGAGGGCCACGCCTTCCAGCTGACCGTGCGGCGCGCGGCCGACGAGGCGAAGGCCGGCAACGGCCCGTCGGCGGCGACCTCGATCATGAAGTACGCCGGCGCCAAGGTGGCGCAGGACCGCAACGAGCTGATCGTCGAGGCGCTGGGACTGAACGGCCTGGGCTGGAGCGGCGACGGGTTCGGCGAGCCGGAGCTGGCGGCGGTGCGCACCTGGCTGCGGTCGAAGGGCAATTCGATCGAGGGCGGCACCTCGGAGATCAACCTCAACGTGGTCGCCAAGCGGGTGCTGGGCCTGCCGGACCCGAAGTGA
- a CDS encoding phosphatidylglycerol lysyltransferase domain-containing protein: MRFWRALKPALYAAAPLTAALLTLGAGVMLLASGATPSEPHRFMRLMEITPVYLIEVSHFASSVMGLELVMLAFGLRARLDAAWVATMAALLIAAPLALLKGFNWEETAVLVTIAVLLAPFHGAFPRPARLSRMEVTPGWLLSAFCALVGAGLLGLWSFQHADYADQAWWRVMVDADAARAIRAWVGAALALFAFGVWRLLASAATPPVVGEADPEFARVRAILAKAEVAEPGSNLALLGDKRFLFSSSGDSFLMFGVRGRTWMALGAPVGRRDERMELLWRFRELADSHAARPGIYGLGAEDLPDIVELGFSIQKVGESAAVPLETFSIEGRKRGNLRRAWRKAAEEGATFEILQGEAVIALIPQLQAISDQWLAHHAGGEKGFSMGGFWPGYVAEFPVAVVRIYGTVVAFATLWTTAAHSAFSMDLMRYADEAPKNIMDYLFVELIAWGREQGYQAFEFGMAPLAGLDDRPLAPIMSRVGNLLFERGEEIYNFQGVRRYKDKYDPLWQPRYIAGPHKWVIPLLLAEVGLLSSGGVSGLAKRPRRPEEMRELPRAA, translated from the coding sequence ATGCGCTTCTGGAGAGCCTTGAAACCGGCCCTGTACGCCGCCGCCCCGCTGACCGCGGCGCTGCTGACGCTGGGCGCAGGGGTGATGCTCCTGGCCTCCGGCGCGACGCCGTCGGAACCCCACCGGTTCATGCGGCTGATGGAGATCACGCCGGTCTACCTGATCGAGGTCAGCCACTTCGCCTCCTCGGTGATGGGGCTGGAGCTGGTGATGCTGGCCTTCGGCCTGCGGGCGCGCCTCGACGCCGCCTGGGTCGCCACCATGGCCGCGTTGCTGATCGCCGCCCCCCTGGCCTTGCTGAAGGGCTTCAACTGGGAGGAGACCGCGGTCCTGGTGACCATAGCGGTGCTGCTGGCGCCCTTCCACGGCGCCTTCCCGCGCCCGGCGCGCCTGTCGCGGATGGAGGTCACCCCCGGCTGGCTGTTGTCGGCGTTCTGCGCGCTGGTCGGCGCGGGGCTCTTGGGCCTGTGGTCCTTCCAGCATGCCGACTACGCCGATCAGGCGTGGTGGCGGGTGATGGTCGACGCCGACGCGGCCCGCGCGATCCGCGCCTGGGTCGGGGCGGCGCTGGCCCTGTTCGCGTTCGGCGTCTGGCGGCTGCTGGCCTCGGCGGCGACCCCGCCGGTGGTCGGCGAGGCCGATCCGGAGTTCGCCCGGGTGCGCGCCATCCTCGCCAAGGCGGAGGTGGCCGAGCCCGGCTCCAACCTGGCGCTGCTGGGCGACAAGCGGTTCCTGTTCTCGTCGAGCGGCGACAGCTTCCTGATGTTCGGCGTCCGCGGCCGCACCTGGATGGCGCTGGGCGCGCCGGTCGGTCGCCGCGACGAGCGCATGGAGCTGCTGTGGCGGTTCCGCGAGCTGGCCGACTCCCACGCCGCGCGGCCGGGCATCTACGGCCTGGGCGCCGAGGACCTGCCGGACATCGTCGAGCTCGGCTTCTCGATCCAGAAGGTCGGCGAGTCGGCGGCGGTGCCGCTGGAGACCTTCTCCATCGAAGGCCGCAAGCGCGGCAACCTGCGCCGCGCCTGGCGCAAGGCGGCGGAGGAGGGCGCGACCTTCGAGATCCTGCAGGGCGAGGCGGTGATCGCGCTGATCCCGCAGCTGCAGGCGATCTCCGACCAGTGGCTCGCCCATCACGCGGGGGGCGAGAAGGGCTTCTCGATGGGCGGCTTCTGGCCCGGCTATGTGGCCGAGTTCCCGGTCGCCGTGGTGCGCATCTACGGGACGGTGGTGGCGTTCGCGACGCTGTGGACCACCGCCGCCCACAGCGCCTTCTCCATGGACCTGATGCGCTACGCCGACGAAGCGCCGAAGAACATCATGGACTATCTGTTCGTCGAGCTCATCGCCTGGGGCCGCGAGCAGGGCTACCAGGCCTTCGAGTTCGGCATGGCGCCGCTGGCCGGTCTGGACGATCGTCCGCTGGCGCCGATCATGTCGCGGGTCGGCAACCTGCTCTTCGAGCGGGGCGAGGAGATCTACAACTTCCAGGGCGTGCGGCGGTACAAGGATAAGTACGACCCGCTCTGGCAGCCGCGCTACATCGCCGGGCCGCACAAGTGGGTGATCCCGCTGCTGCTGGCCGAGGTCGGGCTGCTGTCCTCGGGCGGCGTCTCGGGCCTGGCCAAGCGCCCGCGGCGGCCCGAGGAGATGCGGGAGCTGCCGCGCGCGGCCTAG
- a CDS encoding acyl-CoA dehydrogenase family protein — MADFGGAEPDAFRADVRAWLEANYPAELRDPKAATDPEAVWGGRAFEGSQDPQIVWMRRVAEQGWTAPAWPKDYGGGGLAPQQARMLEQELAAGRYRAPLASFGLWMLGPVLLEYATEAQKREHLPKIINGQIRWCQGYSEPGAGSDLASLATRCEDKGDHWLINGQKIWTSYADKADWCFCLVRTDTTKKHEGISFVLIDMRTPGVETRPIQLISGESPFCETFFTDVKIPKDNLVGKVNGGWEIAKRLLQYERQNISGGFGGGGGAGGSAGDLGQIAKQYVGLDAEGRVADGGLRDRITKNKMDFQALFQTIGRTAAESKAGNGPSAATSIIKYAAAAFAQERSELMVETLGAQALGWDGEGYNPSELLAVRGWLRSKGNSIEGGTSEININVVSKRVLGLPDPK, encoded by the coding sequence ATGGCCGACTTCGGCGGCGCCGAGCCCGACGCCTTCCGTGCGGACGTCCGCGCATGGCTGGAGGCCAACTACCCCGCCGAGCTGCGCGACCCGAAGGCCGCGACCGATCCGGAAGCGGTCTGGGGCGGCCGGGCCTTCGAAGGCTCCCAGGACCCGCAGATCGTCTGGATGCGCCGCGTGGCCGAGCAGGGCTGGACCGCTCCGGCCTGGCCCAAGGACTATGGCGGCGGCGGCCTCGCCCCGCAGCAGGCCCGGATGCTCGAGCAGGAACTGGCCGCCGGTCGCTACCGCGCGCCGCTCGCCTCCTTCGGCCTGTGGATGCTGGGTCCGGTGCTGCTCGAGTACGCCACCGAGGCGCAGAAGCGCGAGCACCTGCCGAAGATCATCAACGGCCAGATCCGCTGGTGCCAGGGCTATTCCGAACCGGGCGCCGGCTCAGATCTCGCAAGTCTAGCCACCCGCTGCGAAGACAAGGGCGACCACTGGCTGATCAACGGCCAGAAGATATGGACCAGCTATGCAGACAAGGCCGACTGGTGCTTCTGCCTTGTCCGTACGGATACCACGAAGAAGCACGAAGGCATAAGTTTCGTGCTGATCGATATGCGCACGCCGGGCGTCGAGACGCGGCCGATCCAGCTGATCAGCGGCGAGAGCCCGTTCTGCGAGACCTTCTTCACCGACGTGAAGATCCCCAAGGACAACCTGGTGGGCAAGGTCAACGGCGGCTGGGAGATCGCCAAGCGGCTGTTGCAGTACGAGCGGCAGAACATCTCCGGCGGCTTCGGCGGCGGCGGCGGAGCCGGCGGCTCGGCAGGCGACCTCGGCCAGATCGCCAAGCAGTACGTCGGGCTCGACGCCGAGGGGCGGGTGGCCGACGGCGGGCTGCGCGACCGGATCACCAAGAACAAGATGGATTTCCAGGCGCTGTTCCAGACCATCGGGCGCACGGCGGCGGAGTCGAAGGCGGGCAACGGGCCGTCCGCCGCCACCTCGATCATCAAGTACGCCGCCGCCGCCTTCGCCCAGGAGCGCTCGGAGCTGATGGTCGAGACCCTGGGCGCGCAGGCGCTGGGCTGGGACGGCGAAGGCTACAACCCGTCCGAGCTGCTGGCGGTGCGCGGCTGGCTGCGCTCGAAGGGCAATTCGATCGAGGGCGGCACCTCGGAGATCAACATCAACGTGGTGTCGAAGCGGGTGCTGGGCCTGCCCGACCCCAAGTAG
- a CDS encoding sulfite exporter TauE/SafE family protein, translated as MDIYLPIAEVSVNAPLIVALGAMVGFISGLFGIGGGFLMTPILVFLGIPPAVAVGSLSNHVAASSMSSVIAYGRRRAVDFRMGGVLAAGGAVGSVVGVEVFRWLRLLGQADLVVALSYLVFLGVIGGLMLTESVGAILRRRRNLPPPPRRDRRPPWLYGLPLKMRFPRSRLYISVIPPLALGGFVGVLSAIMGVGGGFILVPAMVYILRMPASVVVGTSLFQIIITTALTGVLQAGRNQTVDIVLASLLLVGGVLGAQFGARASSRFRAEELRALLAFIVLLVGLRMGLGLFLRPDEPFVLMAGAAG; from the coding sequence TTGGACATCTACCTGCCCATCGCAGAGGTCTCGGTGAATGCGCCGCTGATCGTGGCGCTGGGCGCGATGGTGGGGTTCATCTCCGGCCTGTTCGGGATCGGCGGCGGCTTCCTGATGACGCCCATCCTGGTGTTCCTGGGCATCCCGCCGGCGGTGGCGGTGGGCAGCCTGTCGAACCACGTGGCGGCCTCCTCGATGTCCAGCGTGATCGCCTACGGTCGCCGCCGCGCGGTCGACTTCCGCATGGGCGGGGTGCTGGCGGCGGGCGGCGCGGTCGGCTCGGTGGTCGGCGTCGAGGTGTTCCGCTGGCTGCGGCTGCTGGGCCAGGCCGACCTGGTGGTGGCGCTCTCCTACCTCGTCTTCCTGGGCGTGATCGGCGGCCTGATGCTGACGGAGTCGGTGGGCGCGATCCTGCGCCGCCGCCGCAACCTGCCGCCGCCGCCGCGGCGCGACCGGCGCCCGCCCTGGCTCTACGGCCTGCCGCTGAAGATGCGCTTCCCGCGCTCGCGGCTCTACATCAGCGTCATCCCGCCCCTGGCGCTGGGCGGCTTCGTGGGCGTGCTCTCGGCGATCATGGGGGTCGGCGGCGGCTTCATCCTGGTGCCGGCCATGGTCTACATCCTGCGCATGCCGGCCAGCGTCGTGGTTGGCACCAGCCTGTTCCAGATCATCATCACCACCGCCCTGACCGGCGTGCTGCAGGCCGGCCGCAACCAGACCGTCGACATCGTGCTGGCGAGCCTCCTGCTGGTCGGCGGCGTGCTCGGCGCGCAGTTCGGCGCACGGGCCTCCTCGCGCTTCCGGGCGGAGGAGCTTCGCGCGCTGCTGGCCTTCATCGTGCTGCTGGTCGGCCTGCGCATGGGCCTGGGCCTGTTCCTGCGGCCGGACGAGCCGTTCGTGCTGATGGCGGGAGCGGCCGGCTGA
- a CDS encoding TIGR02186 family protein — protein MVVALPPPVAQPAVSAALTETRVRVNSDFRGARIVLYGAVFDPLQRPSDVVVIVRGPDQPVRIARKVHVAGLWMNSRPVVFQGAPGFYMAASNRPLDDIARFGTLRRLGAGLDHLAIRAPAEQRIETRYGIRDMVVSRLGADYLDWRRAVVRLKEKSGLYAADDHGVRFVDRGLFRAEIALPTEAPIGQYRADIFLFQAGQPVSAKVRTLTVEKVGAERTLYLWAHRRPWSYGLASMAFALAAGWAASSVFRSD, from the coding sequence ATGGTTGTCGCCCTGCCGCCGCCGGTCGCCCAGCCGGCCGTATCCGCCGCCCTGACCGAGACGCGGGTGCGGGTGAACTCAGACTTCCGCGGCGCCCGCATCGTGCTTTACGGGGCGGTGTTCGATCCGCTGCAGCGGCCCAGCGACGTGGTGGTCATCGTCCGGGGTCCGGACCAGCCGGTGCGGATCGCCCGCAAGGTCCACGTGGCGGGGCTGTGGATGAACAGCCGGCCGGTGGTCTTCCAGGGCGCGCCGGGGTTCTACATGGCCGCCTCCAACCGGCCGCTCGACGACATCGCCCGGTTCGGCACCCTGCGCCGGCTGGGCGCGGGGCTCGACCACCTGGCGATCCGCGCCCCCGCCGAGCAGCGGATCGAGACCCGCTACGGCATCCGCGACATGGTGGTGAGCCGCCTCGGCGCCGACTACCTCGACTGGCGGCGCGCGGTGGTGCGGCTGAAGGAGAAAAGCGGCCTCTACGCCGCCGACGACCACGGCGTGCGCTTCGTCGACCGCGGCCTGTTCCGCGCCGAGATCGCCCTGCCGACCGAGGCCCCGATCGGCCAGTACCGGGCCGACATCTTCCTCTTCCAGGCCGGCCAGCCGGTCTCCGCCAAGGTGCGCACGCTGACGGTCGAGAAGGTCGGCGCCGAGCGGACCCTTTACCTCTGGGCCCATCGCAGGCCATGGTCCTACGGTCTGGCTTCGATGGCCTTCGCCCTGGCGGCCGGCTGGGCGGCCTCGTCCGTGTTCCGGAGCGACTGA